The following proteins come from a genomic window of Sebastes fasciatus isolate fSebFas1 chromosome 6, fSebFas1.pri, whole genome shotgun sequence:
- the mrpl41 gene encoding large ribosomal subunit protein mL41 — translation MVLAFDQSLSASLDSLSTLLTLDRHWAQGFLCPGRRKRGDTMGVLSTLMRGLVRGADRMSEFTSKRGSRTHNKGRGARPTGLKLSSSKFLSIRTMIPEFVVPNLEGFQLKPYVSYRSPQGTEPPVTAQSVFAEVVAPQIKRDFEEGTFSKEQLEKYGFNPTQEGKLFKLYPKNYVR, via the exons ATGGTGTTGGCTTTCGACCAATCGCTGAGCGCTTCCTTAGACAGTCTGAGCACATTGCTTACATTGGACCGACACTGGGCTCAAG GTTTTCTCTGCCCTGGAAGGAGGAAACGCGGTGACACCATGGGTGTGTTGTCCACATTGATGAGGGGTCTGGTAAGAGGAGCGGACAGGATGTCTGAGTTCACCAGCAAGCGTGGATCAAGGACTCATAATAAAGGCAGGGGCGCAAGGCCCACTGGACTGAAGCTCTCCAGCTCAAAGTTTCTGTCCATACGGACCATGATTCCTGAGTTTGTGGTGCCTAACTTGGAGGGATTCCAACTTAAACcctacgtatcgtatcgctctccTCAGGGAACAGAGCCTCCAGTCACGGCACAAAGCGTGTTTGCTGAAGTTGTGGCCCCTCAGATCAAGAGAGATTTTGAAGAAGGCACTTTCAGCAAAGAACAGCTGGAGAAATATGGATTCAATCCCACACAGGAGGGGAAGCTCTTCAAGCTGTATCCCAAGAACTATGTGCGTTAA